In the Epinephelus moara isolate mb unplaced genomic scaffold, YSFRI_EMoa_1.0 scaffold3608, whole genome shotgun sequence genome, one interval contains:
- the LOC126387322 gene encoding diphthine methyl ester synthase-like, whose amino-acid sequence MCVYCVIIVFIVSLLTDIKVKEQSVENMMRGKKIYEPPRFMTVSQAADQLIQIIQRRREEEGEELGMTEDTVCVGVARLGANDQTIRAATLRQLVSCDLGGPLHSLVVTGHLHPLEVDMLRVNEESNALQHLHMIDSSTFCS is encoded by the exons atgtgtgtttattgtgtgattattgtgtttattgtttctttattGACAGATATTAAAGTCAAAGAGCAGAGCGTCGAGAACATGATGAG GGGGAAGAAGATCTATGAGCCTCCTCGCTTCATGACGGTCAGTCAGGCTGCAGATCAGCTGATCCAGAtcatacagaggaggagggaggaggagggggaggagctaG GTATGACGGAAGACACGGTGTGTGTGGGCGTGGCCCGACTTGGCGCCAATGACCAGACCATCCGTGCAGCGACGTTACGTCAGCTGGTGTCGTGTGACCTCGGCGGTCCCCTCCATTCGCTGGTCGTCACCGGTCACCTCCACCCGCTGGAGGTGGACATGCTGCGAGTGAACGAAGAATCAAACGCACTGCAACACCTGCACATGATCGACAGCTCCACCTTCTgctcctaa